The Dysgonomonadaceae bacterium PH5-43 genome contains the following window.
CGTCTGTAGATTTATATAACTGGAAAAACGAAGGAATAGCTTTGTCGGTTGCTCCCGAAGGCAGTGGCAGTGATATAGAATTTGGAAGCATTATAGAACGTCCAAAGGTTATCTACAACAAAAAGAACAACAACTTTGTAATGTTTTTTCACTTAGAGTTGAAAGGAAAAGGATACAGCGCCGCAAGAGTAGGCGTAGCTATCTCCGACAAAGCTGAAGGTCCTTATAACTTTTTACGTTCAAGCAGAGTGAATGCTGGTGTTTGGCCCATAAATATAACTGCCGAACAAAAAGAATTAAAAGAAACAGCTAAGGATTTCGAAAAAACGTGGACTCCCGAATGGATCGAAGCGGTAAAGAATGGGCTTTTTGTGCGTCGAGACTTCAAAGGAGGACAAATGTCGAGGGATATGACTCTCTTTGTTGATGACGACAATAAGGCGTATCACATATATTCGTCTGAAGAGAATCTAACTCTGCACATAGCTGAGCTTACCGATGATTATCAAAACTATACTGGCAAATATATGCGGATTGACCCCACAGGACATAACGAAGCTCCTGCTATATTCAAAAAAGAAGGTAAATATTA
Protein-coding sequences here:
- a CDS encoding hypothetical protein (product_source=Hypo-rule applied; cath_funfam=2.115.10.20; cleavage_site_network=SignalP-noTM; pfam=PF04616; superfamily=75005) — encoded protein: MKLKILFALLLLLPTLAYSQQHNSFTPGEIWKDTDGVHINAHGGGILFFNNTYYWFGEYKNEKNNSAEHGVTCYSSVDLYNWKNEGIALSVAPEGSGSDIEFGSIIERPKVIYNKKNNNFVMFFHLELKGKGYSAARVGVAISDKAEGPYNFLRSSRVNAGVWPINITAEQKELKETAKDFEKTWTPEWIEAVKNGLFVRRDFKGGQMSRDMTLFVDDDNKAYHIYSSEENLTLHIAELTDDYQNYTGKYMRIDPTGHNEAPAIFKKEGKYYMITSGCTGWAPNEARLLIADNIMGEWTRYPNPCIGDNANKTFFSQSTYIIHIAGKEDSFIFMADRWTPKDPINGRYVWLPIKFENNLPIIQWEDEWKLPQPSTLSY